Part of the Aciduliprofundum boonei T469 genome is shown below.
TGGAGCAAAGGTCACTGAGTATTTCCACACACTAAGAAATTACACATATAATAATTTCATAAAGATGATGTACAACAGCGATATGATAATTGAAATAACCCATGGCTCAGGATTTTCATTCTGGCACCACAACGATGAAGTTAGTGCTTGGGATTTCAGCATGAATTCATCCTATGGAAGCCTGCCAATTTACATATCTGGCTCTTGCCTAAACGGTGCTTGGGATGAAGAGATGTATCCTTCAGAGTTTGCATCTGGAATAAATGGCGGTACATCAATAGCTGAAAAGATGCTTTATGCACCAAATGGCATAATTGCATACTATGGAGCAGATAGAGAGGCATATGGAAGCACTTTTGCCTACTTTGATAATGGGACATTGGTAGCTCCAAATGACTTTGGGGACTTGATAACAGAAGATGGTACTGTGGCAGGATATTTCCTAGCTACACACTATTATGGTTATGCAACCCTTGGTATGATGTACTATTATGCTCTGAGTCTTTACAACTATTGGCTAGGTGAAAATCTCACAAGTGTTGATCCATGGGATACTGGAATGAATGATAATCCTTGGGCAAGGTCTTACTTTGAATACTCACTCATAGGAGATCCCGCATTGAAAGTATCTGGAAACGGAGCCAGTTATCCATCTTACAATGTGCCAAGTGTTATAATACCCAACGCGGTTTATAATTCAAATGATGTGCCAATAATTACAAGAGGAAAGGAAGTAAGCGTGAATATAAGTACCGATTCTCCAATAGTTAAAGTTGAGCTTCTTTATCTAGAGCATGGATATGGTTCTGGTCCTTGGGGAGCACAGCCAACTTATTATGATTTCATACTTGATATGAAAACTTTGCATCCTGTGGCGACAAACAATGGGGTAAATAACTTTACATATTCGTTTGTGCCAAATAGAGAAGGAACCTATATACTATCCGTATACAGTGCAGATGGAAAGAACACAAGGTTCTATATGTCTTGCAGCTCTCCAATGCCACCTCTGAGTGCTACGGAAAGAACAAATTATAATGGGAGAGCCTATAATGAGAATATAAAGAGTACCGCCCCAGATGTTCAGGTTATAACTCTTCTAGACTATGGAGATGTTGCATTTGGAAAAACCACGAATGTTACTGCGGTTGTATATAATTCTGGAAATGCTACAGCAACTAATATAACGGTTCATTTCTATCTGGAGAACTATGTTCTTATATTCCAAGAAGGTAACCTAAGCCATCCCTTGGTCTGGCTTGGGAATGCAACTATATCTTCTCTTGCACCTGGTGAAGTTGCTTATGTAACGATACCTTGGAAAGCTGTTAACTTAATACCTTTGGGAATGGATCCAACAAATTCTTCAGTTAGGTGGCAGTATGTAGTTGCGAGTGCTGATGTCGCTGGCGATACAAATTTGAATAACAACGCGATGTGGGCTTTGTTCCATGTGCATTTGCCTTTAGATGTCTGGGTTCAAAAAGTATTCATCCAAAAGGACCCAGTTGTAGGAGAGCCCAATAGTATCACATTTGAAATAACAAACATAGGCACAACAACCACTGCCACAAGCAATGTAACTGTTATGGATTACTATGGTACAATAAAAACAGTGTCTGTGACTCTTGCACCTGGACAAACAAAGTTCATAACCGTGCCTTGGACACCAAAGGTTGCAGGTGAGGATATAATTGAAGTAATGGCAAGCACTCCAGGAGATCAGAATCCAAGGAATGATGTTAGCTTTTATTATCCAAATGGATACTGGTCAATTGCAACTTTCAAGGTATTGAGTTACGATGTAGAGCCAGTTATGGCATATCAGCGTGATGATAATATAAATATTGAGTTATACAACTTTGGTCCCTTAGCTTCTAATGGTACTAAAGTTGATCTGTGGGAAATGGAAAATGTTACAGATATAAATATACAATCTCCGCATCCATATCCAAACAACTATGATAATGTTTGGACAATAACTGTTCCAAATGCAACAAAGATAGCTTTGCACTTTAATTATCTATACGTTGAGCCTGGATGGGATTATGTGTATATTTACAACTCCACAGGCAAGCTACAAGTATCTTACACCGGCTTCTATAACGATCTGTGGACTCCGTTTATAAACGGCTCTACTGTGTATGTAGAGCTAGTATCTGATGAATCTGTTAATTATACTGGATTCTATATAGACGCATATTCTACAGGGATCTCTCATATTGGTAGTACCCAGGTGGGTGCTATAGGTTCCGGAGATTATATAACTGCTATTATGTCTCTAGGTAATACTACTGCTGGGGTACACTATTATAAGATATCTACAAATACTCCGGGCGAGAGTGCAACACTGACCACAGGAGGTTCAAGCAATAATATTATTTATCAAACAATTAATGTTACAGATACAATAGCTCCCCAGATAGAATCTTTCCATTTGGCGAATACCATTACAAATGATAGAAGTCCAGAGCTTAACTTTACATGGTACGATGAAATTTATAGTGGATTCTTCAAGGTGAGTGTACAGATAGATGGTATAACAATACCTGCGAGGGTAATTGCTAATGGCAATAGTGGAAATGTAATTGCAAATGTTCCATTCCTGCTAGCTGATGGAAAGCATACTGTGCAAATAACTCTTGTAGATAATGGAGGGAATAAAGTTACTGAAAGTTGGACATTTACAGTGGATGCTACACCGCCAAGTTTGAAGATAACCACATCTACAAATACTCCTATAACATATACATCTACCTTCTGGATAAATGGAACCACAGAACCTGGTGCAACGGTGACCATAAATGGAGTAAATGTTCCTGTTGATCCAAATGGAAACTTTGCATATAAGACTACCTTGGTCAACGGTGAAAATGTGTTCCGGGTTGTGGCCACTGACGAGGCAGGCAACTCTGCCACGGAAATAGTTACTGCTTTATATTTGCCTCAGATACCAGAAATATTGAATGCGATTAATGCTATTAACTCGGAGATAAGTAATTTACAGAGTCAGGTAACTACTATGAAAGATGAAATCTCAGCTCTCCAAGGCAAGATATCTACTATCCAGGGTGACATATCCACAATTAACAGTGATATAAATAATATAAAATCCCAGCTTGATACCCTAAATTCTAGAATTAATACACTGCAAAATGATTTAAAAGAGAATGTTACTGCTCTTAACAAAGCAATTGAGGAGTTAAATACAACATTGGTAAACAAGATTGAACAGAACATAAACAACTTGCAGAGCCAGATTAACGATTTGAAGAACCAAGCAAATGATTTACAGAGCAATATACAGCAGATTAACACAAATATAAGTGATATACAGAGTAAGAACAATGAGCAAGATAAGGCAATAAGCTCTAGCAATAACATAGGTTATGCAGGTATAGTTTTGGGAATTATAGCACTGATAATAGCGATAGTGGCGGTTGCAAGAAAGCCTAAGGTACCCATGCAGAAGGAGGAAAAGAAAGAAAGCACTAAAGAAAATCCTAGTGAAGAAAGTGAAGAAGATATAGATGAAACTGAAGAGGGCTCTGAGGAAGAAAAAGAATAACTCTTTTTTCTTTATTTTTGAGAAATTAAATATACTTTAACTCTTTTTTTACTATATGCTTATAGCTCTAACAGGAACTCCGGGTACTGGCAAAACTATAATTGCAAAGATACTGGAAAATGAGTATAGGGTAGTTTATCTAAAAGATTTCAAAGATGCCATACTTTACCATGACGAGGATAGAGATGCGGATGTTGTTGATATTGAGTATCTCAAGGAGAAAATAGAGAATATTGGAGAGGAGGTTATTATCGTAGAAGGACATTACTCTCACGAAATGCCTGTAGATGAGGTAATTGTGCTAAGATGCCATCCTGAAGAATTGAGAAAGAGATTGGAAAAAAGGGGGTATAATAAGGAGAAAATAAGAGAGAATCTGGAAGCAGAGGCCATGGGATTAATAACGGCAGAATCCATTAATTATCATGGAAAAGATAAAGTATTTGAGGTTGATACTACCACGAAGAAAGCGGAAGATGCTGCAAAAGAGGTGAAGCATATAATAAAAACATGGGACAAAAGATATCTGGCAAGAATAAACTATATGGAGGAAATACTCAAATGGTACTAAATAAATATAGAAAGAATGTTGATTCGCTTCTAACATCATTATCCAAACCATTTATGAAAATGCATCCTAATACCATAACATTAATCTCTCTTTTTATATCATTTCTCGCTGCCATATCTTATTATCTCACCCATATTAGTTCATATTTTCTATTTGCGTTTCTTGCATTCTTAATCCTCGCATCATTGATGGATGCTATTGATGGTAAAGTTGCCAGATTACGGGGCATATCTTCAAATAGGGGGGATTTTCTT
Proteins encoded:
- a CDS encoding C25 family cysteine peptidase: MKGGRFGKLGSILVVTLMVLTAFAVIISVQPSVQAKQANMQGVHFLYRDVHINVKDLKYVTGPNGGRYIVGKGMRELTNPGDPAVPVKIISFTLPAGAKNIRVNLQNIWMTSYGKLKISPIPAPALKSGRAFPAKFSPPKYNEKVYKSSKYYPDKNYDFTISKTMDKTIVNVYIYPVKYNPVTNEVKVMTHAKVVVSYSPGSLKSGSAPINVENIIITSPQLKAAAQRLADFHNSTGVTSWVVTTTWIAKNYQPAPNPPVNGYANATTDPYGLLGGQALPLEKNMIIGYNYTLAKKIIAFLQNESYGSNVEYITIFGNARAVPPSYYWTDQYMYLLAYYGLSDMYDAWIPTDAFYAQPNYNSTYFSYEPQFFIGRIPVNPLTANKVVNKIIYYATHKTAGIENVTLSGGQVFETPYFLGETGVLEPLNYGWLDGAKVTEYFHTLRNYTYNNFIKMMYNSDMIIEITHGSGFSFWHHNDEVSAWDFSMNSSYGSLPIYISGSCLNGAWDEEMYPSEFASGINGGTSIAEKMLYAPNGIIAYYGADREAYGSTFAYFDNGTLVAPNDFGDLITEDGTVAGYFLATHYYGYATLGMMYYYALSLYNYWLGENLTSVDPWDTGMNDNPWARSYFEYSLIGDPALKVSGNGASYPSYNVPSVIIPNAVYNSNDVPIITRGKEVSVNISTDSPIVKVELLYLEHGYGSGPWGAQPTYYDFILDMKTLHPVATNNGVNNFTYSFVPNREGTYILSVYSADGKNTRFYMSCSSPMPPLSATERTNYNGRAYNENIKSTAPDVQVITLLDYGDVAFGKTTNVTAVVYNSGNATATNITVHFYLENYVLIFQEGNLSHPLVWLGNATISSLAPGEVAYVTIPWKAVNLIPLGMDPTNSSVRWQYVVASADVAGDTNLNNNAMWALFHVHLPLDVWVQKVFIQKDPVVGEPNSITFEITNIGTTTTATSNVTVMDYYGTIKTVSVTLAPGQTKFITVPWTPKVAGEDIIEVMASTPGDQNPRNDVSFYYPNGYWSIATFKVLSYDVEPVMAYQRDDNINIELYNFGPLASNGTKVDLWEMENVTDINIQSPHPYPNNYDNVWTITVPNATKIALHFNYLYVEPGWDYVYIYNSTGKLQVSYTGFYNDLWTPFINGSTVYVELVSDESVNYTGFYIDAYSTGISHIGSTQVGAIGSGDYITAIMSLGNTTAGVHYYKISTNTPGESATLTTGGSSNNIIYQTINVTDTIAPQIESFHLANTITNDRSPELNFTWYDEIYSGFFKVSVQIDGITIPARVIANGNSGNVIANVPFLLADGKHTVQITLVDNGGNKVTESWTFTVDATPPSLKITTSTNTPITYTSTFWINGTTEPGATVTINGVNVPVDPNGNFAYKTTLVNGENVFRVVATDEAGNSATEIVTALYLPQIPEILNAINAINSEISNLQSQVTTMKDEISALQGKISTIQGDISTINSDINNIKSQLDTLNSRINTLQNDLKENVTALNKAIEELNTTLVNKIEQNINNLQSQINDLKNQANDLQSNIQQINTNISDIQSKNNEQDKAISSSNNIGYAGIVLGIIALIIAIVAVARKPKVPMQKEEKKESTKENPSEESEEDIDETEEGSEEEKE
- a CDS encoding adenylate kinase family protein; the protein is MLIALTGTPGTGKTIIAKILENEYRVVYLKDFKDAILYHDEDRDADVVDIEYLKEKIENIGEEVIIVEGHYSHEMPVDEVIVLRCHPEELRKRLEKRGYNKEKIRENLEAEAMGLITAESINYHGKDKVFEVDTTTKKAEDAAKEVKHIIKTWDKRYLARINYMEEILKWY